A stretch of DNA from Arachis hypogaea cultivar Tifrunner chromosome 19, arahy.Tifrunner.gnm2.J5K5, whole genome shotgun sequence:
TTAGTCATTATTGCATAGAAAGTTAGAATCTTTGATTAGATTATCATAATTTCTTACTAAATTAGATTAATTAgtaattacctctagtccttgtTGAGGTCAAAAGCTTCAAAGCAACAGAATCAATGAGAGGACCACAAGCAGGATCTTCCTCGACACCAGGGTTGTGTATGACAATATCTAACACAGGATAATCCGCTCTGAAACCACATGAAAGCGCTTCCCAACCGTTGCTACCATACATTGTTTGGATCGGAAACACGCCCCAATCTCTTCTCTCATTCGTAGGAGTCACAGAAAGGTTGAGCTTCTCGTCCTGTGCGCACGTGCGCGCAGCGCTAAACGTGATGGAGTAGAACATCCCCTTTGAAAGTTGAACTCTCTGTTTGATTGACGCTTCGTTTCCTAAGCGAACGGCGTAGGAACCTTGGGGGACGACAAGCACCATGTCGCCTTGTTTCTGGCCGGATTTGATGTACTCGACCAAGCCTGAGGTTGTCCAATGTGGAATGCCGTTTGGAGCAGTTACTACTGATCCTTTTAGTTGTGATGGTTTTGGTCCTTGTTCGAAGTCTCCATTTGGTAACAAACCTAATCAACTTTTGTTTAGTGTAAATTCGCGTGAAAATTGGTgtaaactcaggtgcagtcgaatTCACATGAAAGTTGATAGTTAagagctgttagatgatttgactgatttgactaatttttcatctaacgactctcaactattaacttcacgtgaaatcaACTGCACTTGAAGATTTTTAacgtgaagttaatagttaaaaattattgaattttaatttaattaaatatattaaatcatttaaagatttttaactatcaactttacataaaCATAAATGTTCGTGAATCTCTCTATTTTATGTAAAatataatctttttaaaatatttaactaaattaattaacataatacatatttatattttagttattatcTTTAGGCGAACACTTAAGTAAATATTTAATTGAAAGTTaatgataatttgaaaaaaaatgtttcaACATACATACATTTGTCTAATGAAGTAGTAAACTAAATACACACATAATAAGAGATGTAATAATTAATCTCAAAAAAAAATCTCATTAGAAAAATCTAATAGAGTAATAATAATTCACAAAGTCAAAACTATATACATgtatattagaaaataaattaaacaacattTTTTCTTCTCGGAAAATTTAAATTTCTCATTAAGAAAACTTTTAGTTATGATTgatatattcaaataaaaataacctCTCCCATTATATATATGCATAATAATGTATAGCTTACCATCTGTGATAGCCAAAGAAGTGTGGCAAATTGCTAAGAATATCAACACTGAGAGCAATTTGAGCTTCTCCATGAATAAGTGTATGTGTTGAGACTTGAGAACACACAATGGCTTTttatttgaatgatttcatgaaaCCGACACTGAATTTGAAGTGAAATTACATGATTGCCACTGGAACTATCCTATAATGTAAATTAATTGATTTAGAATTTATAAATCAATTTTTCACAAGATTCCATCAATTTCCAGCAGCAGGATATGGAAGAGAGATAGCTTTGTCCTGAAGATATGTCAACCGTAGTACTAAGCAAATCTGACAATGTAAAATCAATAAtgtaagaaaatttttttaagtatattaatatattggtattttaataaattttaatagttaattttaattatatattttttatatattttttttataattaaaattaacgattaaaaattattaaattattgaagTATTAATATACTAATACacttaaaaaattttcttaatgtatattattattatataattggtTTTCTATCTTATAATGCAATAATGAGATTGATACCAaattttgtctttctgaattatgAAAGCGGCTACTTCATTTTCAGAATTATCCACTATCATaatttttatatgtttaattttgcAGACTCTCCTTCTTTTCACAAGGTATCTTTCATTATTCATTGATGCATTTTCTTATATATTCAGTTTCGTATTTAAacgactttttttttttaataacaaatgAACATGttattatgatatatattgttacGGTGTAAAGTTGtcaacttcaaaaattattatttttgaaaatatatattagtttataaataacgtattttaaattatatttacgtAGTATTCTACGTATATTTTGTATGAATTAATTTTAGATTTTCTTTAAATTATCTCTTtccaaatattataattaaataaataaacacatatctaaaatatattatttatccttaattcttatattttataaattattatggaCTTAATAAATATGGAAATCTTTTATTGTCATAGAGATGCCAATCTAAAACAAAAAAACTATTACAAACTCTTATCATAATTTCATTCTCCGAataagtatatttttttgttattgcaAGTGTCATGGTATTactattttaaaaagtttaagctgataataaaatataataagaatagttatattttgaatatgttttttaaataaatttttttaaattttatttaattttttatataatttttttatttaccttattttaatttttttggatttattACTGATTAAATTCtacattttttaatataaaattttaatatatatcataatattatttttttaagaaaaagtctAGAAGACCagtaactttgttaaattctgaccagtatataaccagcaaagaaaagtgagctattggatgaaattttacaccattaaaaccatcattgatgattatttgatggttacaaatcacaaaaattactgctcttagcattctttttttttttaatttaaaccgataaaaaaataacatagataTAGTTATATTTCTAAAGATGAgtatttaaccttttttttttcctaaaattttTCACATTCgagtatattataataaataaaaaattacaaattgtGTAACATACTATTCTATGAAATGGACACGTGTGTTTATTTCTTAATTGTTGTAATTGGAGGGCACATGCTTTTCCGGTTTCTAATATTATTTTCCAATAAAATACATTGTCGGTTCCAGAGAAGGTAAAAGAGATTCATAAATGATAATCAGATCTTAATCCTATGAAGTAGGCAAAGACCATGTGAGATATGACACTTAAGACCTTTTGATATCAATGTGTCCTCATCAACCTGTACCCCGTATAATAATATTAGTAATATTATATATCTAAGtatttttatgaattaaatttaattaaattaaaaaataaaattttgaataatattaattataattaatttttattatattaaattaatttaattagatttagttaataaaaaaatttggatgtgtaatattatttttaataatataatatgaatcatgatttattaattaaatatttggaATGGATAAGTTGGGTGATAATTAAGCAACTTAGCAACTAGTAAATTTGACGGCAGGCTTTATTAGGGGCAGGCTTATTGAGAATAATTGCATTTTGTAGAAATATTAGGCAACAATTAATGAACATGTTTGCATgtgtttttgtaatttttttttcaagtcagGACTGTTTTTGTGAATTAATTTAGTTCGTGTTGTGGTCACTTTTATGTATAGGGGTAAGAATTGAATCGGTGATTAAATCGATTAAGTTATTTGTTCAGTAGTTTATTGATTCAATCGATAATTTATTGGTTGAACCGATAAAATTAATtctacgtaaataaaaaatataaaatactaaaaatagtcataaatttaaaaaatttaaaatacatatttttagttCTTCACCAACattttaaaaacaattaaatttcaaagtctaaaaataactaatacaaagatatatatgaaattagttagtactactattattatttttttgggtttCAATTGATGCATCAAGAGTTGATCTTTGTTCTTGCGATGGTATTTTTCTGATGGTGTATTCACGGAAGCCATTCTAAAACAATATGGAATAGCAAAAGTATAAAACAGCAACAACCCTAAATTTTCTATTTCCTATTCCCTATTTAGCAATACAGCAACCTTAAATTCATAGTTTCATACAAAACAATTACTTCAACATCACCTATTCTAACAAGCAGCTATTTCAACAACAGAAATTTCACCTATTCATcccagaaattttaaatttttataacagAACAGAACAACATAACAACATTATTCATAACAACTTCataatttcaagttttcaacaAGCATATTCAACAATCAGCTATTTCAACAACAGAAATTTCACATATTCAtcccaaaaatttcaagttgttataACAGAACAGAACAACTAAACAACATAACAACATTATTCATAACAGCTtcataatttcaattttcaagttttcaacaaGCATTAGAAGAACAGAGCAGAACAGAAGAGAACAACATATTCAACTAACCTGTTTGATAGAGCAGAGGACgaagacgacgacgacgacgacaaaTATGAGAGACAGGGACGAAAGTGAGACGAAGCGGAGCCGCGGTTCTAAGGTGAGACGAAGAAGACGACGGCGAACGACGGGCGGCAGTGGCGCGGTGAGTGACAGAGTAAGGTGAGGTTGCGAGGTGAGGAGGTGAGGGCCTGAGAGGGAGGGCTAGCCGTTGTGGTTACTGGTTAGAGGATTAGGGTTGGGGAAACAGGGATTGGGGGGGGGGGTTATTCgagtctctcttttttttctaaaccaaaacgacgtcgttttgacaagtaaattaaaaaaaaaaacttttgaacCGAGCAATTGAACAAAAATCGTCGATTCTTCGATTTTTATCAGAATTGATCAGTTCAAACCGATTCTCAACGATTTTGTTTTTTGTTCGGTCATATTAATCAATTGGATCGATCAAAAATCTAATTTACCAATTTTTCGATCAAACCGACAGGTTCGATTCAATTTTTACAACTATACTTCTATGCGGTTCATATTGAAGCTattgaaaaaaaaacatattttatataCCATTTATATTGATTTGGTTCATATTACAGTATTGAACCACCGAAAGAGTTTTTTGCTTCATTCTTTATCTcttatcattttttaaaaaatttaaattgatagaaaaaaacacgtgttaataattaattatattctcTATGATCTCATCACATTACAACCACTTTCGTTACAACTAATTTGTACACCATAACTGTTTCTAACTGATCTTTATTAACAGACTCTAACTTTCTCTTCCACCTCAGCATATCACTATTGTACAATCTTTTGGTTTTCTTTTATAAAGCTATTTGT
This window harbors:
- the LOC112777419 gene encoding BIIDXI-like protein At5g11420; its protein translation is MEKLKLLSVLIFLAICHTSLAITDGLLPNGDFEQGPKPSQLKGSVVTAPNGIPHWTTSGLVEYIKSGQKQGDMVLVVPQGSYAVRLGNEASIKQRVQLSKGMFYSITFSAARTCAQDEKLNLSVTPTNERRDWGVFPIQTMYGSNGWEALSCGFRADYPVLDIVIHNPGVEEDPACGPLIDSVALKLLTSTRTRDNLLKNGNFEVGPYMFPNTPSGVLIPPQIDDTHSPLPGWTVESLKAVKYIDSKHFTVPEGKRAIELVAGKESALTQTVVTFVGRVYDLTFAVGDANNACEGSMMVEAFAGKDTVKVPYNSKGKGGFVRGKLRFKAVTTRTTIRFLSTFYTMKNDHSGSLCGPVIDDVRLLSVRYPRRIGN